A stretch of the Papaver somniferum cultivar HN1 chromosome 6, ASM357369v1, whole genome shotgun sequence genome encodes the following:
- the LOC113291896 gene encoding phytosulfokine receptor 1-like: protein MAALKRKKGLSCTSNRLCTTLQIACFHDKKANNMRTAVIGMEFNAPMNLFMSPPSTFETRSSKFTFNNLEARINIDTVYKPIFSTSPRFVLRYILLFHFHLLLTITFHTMGEDSGEFGGLLPSLPQLQELDVSVNWNLHLDLTEMLKHQSPKLQSLSISYTQFLDLSTNNIRGHIHSSISNLKDLKFLDLSNNNIQGHIPKSVCKLLPLRQLSLGNNNISGSFPSCVMKLRDLSVLSVFINSIEGKVPLISLINKLNLTILDLSSNTPTVVIDKHLNLTKLRLESLELQSCKLKGSIPTFICQLIHLRRLDVSHNNLTRDIYSCISRLKNLQYLDLSNNKFRGPLPLFHLKVLIDNFDVSNNKFSGEISMETGKRLCNASMINLSGNELSGSVPFSICSRTTETMYLDLSNNKLSGLIPTSIGYCSILTYLNLGTNNLIGSVPNELEQTRVTLPYLLLNANSLNGTLLNSFSNFQELMVLNLENNNLEGSIPATFGSLNKLHFLSLRSNKFNGSIPNEIFHLQKLRILDLSINNFSGYIPKKLGNLSGLLRKSNDLRAMYDIQFQMVIKGILIQFERFYYYASGIDISCNNLEGNIPKEIGSLKGLPMLNLSYNHLSGDIPENVGNMFTLESLDLSFNRLSGHIPQSLTSIDSLGFLNLSYNKLSGRILRGTHFETLSVDGSAFLGNKLLCGIPTKKVCEGDEIINPADTSPPNKLEEDDHENGKEKLFFFGVVALGFIVGFWGLFSILLIKRETWWFGYWRFVDSVAERCLHCNNHIYIYINDNVLK from the exons ATGGCTGCATTGAAGAGGAAAAAAGGGCTCTCTTGCACTTCAAATCGTCTTTGCACGACCCTTCAAATCGCTTGTTTTCATGACAAGAAGGCAAACAACATGAGAACTGCTGTGATTGGCATGGAATTCAATGCTCCAATGAATCTTTTCATGTCACCTCCATCGACCTTTGAAACACGGAGCTCGAAATTTACATTCAACAACTTAGAAGCAAG AATCAATATCGACACAGTTTATAAACCTATATTCTCTACGTCACCTCGATTTGTCTTGCGGTACATACTTCTATTCCATTTCCACCTCTTGCTTACAATCACCTTCCATACAATGGGTGAGGACTCTGGTGAATTTGGAG GTTTACTTCCTAGTCTTCCCCAGCTTCAAGAACTTGATGTGAGTGTCAATTGGAATCTTCATCTTGATCTCACTGAGATGTTGAAACATCAATCCCCTAAACTACAGAGCCTTTCAATATCATATACTCAA TTTCTAGACCTCTCTACTAATAACATTAGAGGTCATATCCATTCTTCAATATCCAATCTAAAAGACCTCAAGTTTCTGGACTTGTCTAATAATAATATCCAAGGTCATATACCAAAATCAGTTTGCAAGCTTCTGCCCCTTCGACAACTTTCCTTGGGAAATAATAATATATCAGGAAGCTTTCCAAGTTGTGTCATGAAACTCCGAGATCTTAGTGTCCTTAGTGTTTTTATCAACTCTATTGAGGGAAAGGTTCCATTGATCTCATTGATTAACAAATTAAACCTAACGATCCTGgacttgagctcaaatacaccaACTGTAGTTATAGATAAACACCTGAATTTGACTAAActtagactagaaagtttagaGTTGCAATCATGCAAGCTGAAAGGATCAATTCCAACTTTCATTTGTCAATTAATTCATCTTCGAAGGTTGGATGTGTCTCATAATAACCTAACAAGAGATATCTACTCTTGCATCTCCAGGCTCAAAAATCTCCAGTACTTAGATCTATCAAACAACAAATTCCGTGGTCCTTTGCCTCTCTTCCACCTCAAGGTTTTAATAGACAACTTTGATGTATCAAATAATAAGTTCAGTGGTGAAATCTCAATGGAAACCGGGAAGAGACTATGTAATGCTAGCATGATCAATCTATCTGGTAATGAACTTTCAGGTTCAGTTCCGTTTTCTATATGTTCAAGAACTACGGAAACTATGTATCTCGATCTCTCCAACAACAAACTATCTGGACTAATACCTACTAGCATAGGGTATTGCAGTATTCTTACTTATCTAAACCTTGGCACCAACAATCTCATTGGAAGCGTTCCAAATGAGCTTGAACAGACAAGAGTAACTCTCCCATATCTTCTGTTAAATGCTAACAGTCTAAATGGTACGCTTCTTAACAGCTTCAGTAACTTTCAGGAATTGATGGTTCTCAACTTAGAGAATAACAATCTTGAAGGAAGTATACCTGCAACATTTGGGTCACTCAATAAGCTTCATTTCCTCTCTTTAAGGTCAAACAAGTTCAATGGATCAATTCCAAATGAAATTTTCCATTTGCAGAAACTTCGAATACTAGACCtatccataaacaatttctcaggCTATATTCCTAAGAAACTAGGGAACTTGAGTGGATTACTAAGAAAATCTAATGATCTTCGTGCCATGTATGACATTCAATTCCAGATGGTGATCAAAGGGATCTTGATACAGTTTGAGCGTTTTTACTATTACGCTTCAGGAATTGATATATCTTGCAACAATCTTGAGGGAAACATTCCAAAAGAGATTGGTTCATTAAAAGGACTTCCAATGCTTAATTTATCCTATAACCATCTCTCGGGTGATATCCCAGAGAATGTCGGGAACATGTTTACATTGGAGTCTCTGGATCTAAGTTTCAATAGACTGTCTGGACACATCCCACAGTCTCTGACATCAATTGACTCTCTTGGTTTTCTAAACTTATCTTATAATAAGTTGAGTGGCAGGATTCTGAGAGGTACTCACTTTGAGACTCTGAGTGTGGATGGTTCTGCATTTCTCGGGAACAAGTTATTGTGCGGAATACCTACAAAGAAAGTCTGCGAGGGTGATGAGATTATCAATCCTGCAGATACGAGCCCTCCAAATAAACTTGAAGAAGATGATCATGAGAATGGAAAAGAGAAGTTGTTTTTCTTTGGTGTTGTCGCGCTGGGGTTTATAGTTGGATTCTGGGGTTTGTTTTCCATTCTACTTATAAAGAGAGAGACATGGTGGTTTGGGTACTGGAGATTTGTTGATAGTGTTGCAGAAAGATGTCTTCATTGTaataatcatatatatatatatataaatgataATGTTCTAAAGTGA